The DNA sequence TTTGTTGCCTGTATAAGATTGTTGGTTTCTAAGAGAAGTGCATTAATATTTTCAACTGTCTTTTTTATAGCAGGAGTAATCTCATCTTTATCATCTTTTTGTAAAATTTGTAAGCTTAAATCGCCCTCAGCAATCTTATTTAGAGCGCCTATAAAAACTTTTTGCATTTCATCAGAAAAAGCGTCCAAAGCCCTTGCCATCTGACCAATTTCATCGTTGGCAGTAAGCCTCAGCCTATTGCTAAAATGTCCCTTTGACATTTCATTTATAAGCTCTTGAGTTTTTTTCAAAGGATTGCTGATAATCTTTGAAATAACAATACCCAATAAAATTGCTAGGAATAAAGTTATAAGCATAAGAATTACCATTAAGATGCTGCTATTGTTAGCAGTAGCATTATTAATATCTGCCATATCTTTTGCATGAGTCAGCTTCATATCTTTCATTTTAGTAAGAAGATTGTCAGTTGACACGCCGGCCTTGCCCAAATCTCCGTTTTGACTCAGCAAAGCTGTAGCCTCAGCGTTTCTGTTCGCCTGGACTAGGGCTATTTCTTTATCTAACTGATTTTTATAATTAGACCAGGAAGCCTGAAATTCTTGAAAAAGATTTCTCATTTGATCTGAATTGGTCATAGTAGAAAATTCTTTGCTAAGTGAGTCTATATTAGCGCTGTCTTGTTTAATTTTCGCAATACGATCCTGAATTTCGTTAGGGCTCTGTGCATTAACCATTTCAGAAGAATTCAACTTAACTCTGTCAAATGCAACCGAAATTCTTAATAGCCTCTCCAAGGGTACTGTCATATTCCCGTACATATTATTGCTATTTTGAGAAACGTTCTTCAAAGCAATGACGCCAAAAATTCCCATTATGCCTGAAATAATTGCAATCAATATAAAGCTTAACAACAATTTTTTTCCAATCTTCAAATTGCTAAACCATTCCATTGTCTTCCTCCTTTTTAGTATCTTATTTTTTTAGCATTGAAAGGGATTTCTTTAAAACAGCCTCCACACCCCTATCCAGAGGACCTCCATGCCCAAAATATATAATTCTTATTTTCAGAGAACAAACCCTCTCAAAAACTCTTATAAACTCATCTTCATATGAGTTTCCAGTAGATTTAATAATTAGAGGACTGTCTCCAGCAAATAAAATTTGGTTTTTCTTGTCGTAGAGCAAGATAGAATCATTGCTATGACCAGGCATGTAAATAACTTCAAGGCTTGCATCTCCAGCTTTTATAACCTCCCCATCCCTCAATATCACATCTATACCATCGATTAAATTTGAAAATGCCATTACTATAGGATTAAACTCTTTTTTTATCTCGCCAAGCATGCCCACATGGTCATAATGACTATGTGTCAAGATAAGTTGCTCAACTCTTTTTTTACCCACTCCTGTAGAGGCATTTTTAATCTTGCTAATTATGCTTGGGTCTCTGCCAGCATCTATAAGGGTATTTACATCTGGTATGCTATTAAAATCTCCAGTAATAAGATATACGTTAGATGTATAGACATGAGATTTATACCCTTCGACCAAATTTAAGACCTTCATCTTTTAGCAGCCTGTGTTTCAGATTTTTTAAATAGCTGGGCATTTGATACTATTGGCACAAAAAGATTTTCTATCTCGTTAGGAATCTTTTGAGTCTGTTCCACTGCCAAAAAACCGCCAACGTTAAGTGAATTATAAAACATAGTTAATACTTTTATCCTTTCTTCATAGCTGAAATGAAGCAGTACATTTTTACACAAAATCAGATCAAAGTTTTCCTCAATTGGCTTTAATGTTAAAAGGTCATGACGTCTAAAACTAACAGATTTTCTTATTTCCTCTATAATCTGAAAATATTTTCCACCATCTACATCAACAAAATACTTAGAGAGTATCTCTTTCGGAATCCTTTCTACCTGCTCTCGTGGATAAATACCATCCAAGATAATCTTGTCAAACTGTTGACTCTGATCTATGTCGGTAGCTATTATCTTGATATTTCGAAAATACATATACCCTACATTTTCTCTAAATATGATAGAGAGAGAATATGGCTCTGGGCCCATAGCACACCCTGCATCCCAAATCTTGATTCTCTGTCTTGATGCTAAAGATTTTAGACAGTTATCCCTGATAAGCTCCAGAGTTTGCATATCTCGAAAAAAGTATGTAAATGCCATCAGATTGCACTCTCGATGGCTTCGAAGTCATCTTCGGTCAGCAATTTATCACAATCAAGCAAGAGCTTTACTTCATCCCCCACTTTTCCAATACCTTTCACAAATCGACTCCCCTCTTTTTTAAGCTTCGGTGGCTCGACAATATTTTCATCTAATATCGATATTACTTCTGAAACGACGTCCACTATAAGACCAATAGACACATCGTTAACTTCTATTACAATTATGCAAGTTCTATCGTTGTACTCTATAAATTCCTTACCGAATCGAAGTCTCACATCCATAACAGGAATTATTTTCCCTCTCAGATTTATAATACCCTTCACATAATTCGGTAGATCGGGCACCTTAGTAATAGGTTGATATCCTATAATCTCAACAACATATCTTATTTCTATGCCATAGAATTCATTTCCCAAAGAAAAAGTCAGAAATTTCCCCTTCTGTGTGTCCTCATCATCATTAACATCAAGTTCTTGATTCGTATCTTGACTCATATTAAACACCTCCTTGCTTTTTAACTTGCCACTAACCCGTTCACATCCAATATAAGGCTTATGCTCCCGTCACCAAGTAATGTGCACCCAGCCAACTCGGAAATGTGCTTTAAATTTTTTATATACTTTGGAAGACTTTTTACGACAACCTGTTGCTGTCCAATAAGCTCATCAGCAAACAAACATATACTCTTTCCATCCTGTTCGAGCATAACAATTATCCCCTCAGATAAGCTGGTAATATCAGTTTCAATTTTGAAATGTGAATGCATTCTCAATATGGGATAACACTGACCCCTAACCATCAACATCTCTACGTTGTTTGGATCTTTAATCAGATCAGAGTCTTTTGGCCTGAACGATTCTTTTATAGTGTTAATGGGCAGAGTAAACCTTGTATCGCCTACTTTTAAGTTCATTCCATCTATAATCGCAAGAGTAAGAGGTATTTTTAAAACTATAGTAGTGCCAGAACCCGCAAGGCTGTCTACTTCAATGGTTCCTCCAACCTTATCTATATTGTTTCTAACCACATCCATGCCCACGCCTCTTCCTGAAAATTCAGTAATCTCCTCATTTGTAGAAAATCCTGGCAACATTATTAAGTTATATATTTCTCTTTCAGTTAAGGACTCTGGGTTTTTGTTTAAAATCCCATTTTTTTGCGCCTTTGCTAAAATTTTTTCTCTGTCTAAGCCGTTTCCGTCATCACTAATTATTATCAGCACATCACTACCCGAATTTTTTGCTTCAAGGGTTACCGTGCCAGCACGTGGTTTTCCAACTGATTCTCTATAACCAGGCATCTCAATGCCATGATCTATTGAATTTCTAATCAAGTGCATAAGCGGATCTGAAATGTGCTCTATAATATTTTTATCAACTTCAGTCTCTTCACCAACCAATTTCAGCTTCACTTCTTTTCCCAGCTTTTTACACATATCCCTTACCGTTCTATTCATCTTCTGGAAAGTTCCTGTTAAAGGCACCATTCTAACAGCCATTACTATGTCTTGTAATTCAGTAGTAATCTTGTTTAGCTGCCTTGCTGATTTATAGAAATTCTGTAAATCAAGATCTTTCAAGTCAGGATTCTGGACAACCATAGCCTCAGCTATTACCATCTCTCCTACCAAATCCATAAGCTTATCAAGCTTGGAGACGCTAACATTGATAATATTTTGATGTTCTAAGCTGACATGTTCTTTCTCAGCTTTTTCAACATCCACCTGACAAGATGGTGAAGGAATTTTTACAGGATTATTTTCAGGAATATTAATCGTTTCAACATTCTTTTTATCTTCATACTCTTCATTTTGTATCTCAGAAAGATCGATTTTTTCTACAAAAATTGCATTGTTTAGGATATTTTGTACCTCATCAAAATTCTTACTCGTATTGATATAAATCTTAAAACCATCAGTTTTAATAATTTCTACGCTTCTATCGTCATCAATATTCTTAGGCTCATAAAGATAGTCATCGCCTACTTCATCAAGCAACTTCAATACAGAAAATGCCCTCAAATTTTCCATACCACAATCTTTTTCAAAATAGATTTTAGCTAAAAAAGTTTTTTTAACGTCCTCGCTTTGAGGTCTTGCACTGCTAATATAATATTGTTGAACGACTTCTTGGACATCATTTTTATCTGCAATAACTTTATCCACGGATTCTTGTCCACTAATGCTCGATAAAAGAATTTTCAAATCCCCAATCAGCTTAGATGGATCGCCATCTACCTCATCACCATTTTTTATTTTGACTAGCTCAACCTTTATGAAGTCAAGACAAGAAAAGACCATATCGTTTACCTTTGAAAAGTCCAATCCTTGAGGTTTTTGATCTCGGATAAAGAAGAACAGGTCTTCTACAGAGTGTGCAAGCTCTGCAACTTTGTCAAAGAGCATCATAGCTGAAGAGCCCTTGATCGTATGCATTATACGAAATATCTCATTAATTACATCTGTAGAATACCCTCCCTCATCCTCAGAGGTAATCAATAATTGTTCTAACTGCTCTATCATCTGAGAAGTCTCAAAGATATATACCTCTAACATAGGATCGTTTTTATAATCATCTGTCAAATTTATCACCTCCTTCTTCTAAAAAATTAGTAATAAATTAAGAACCTAATAGCTTGTTTAGAGTCTGGATAATGCGCTCTTCCTGAAAAGGTTTTACAATAAATGTTTTTGCGCCTAAAATAATAGCTTCTTTAACCATGGTTTCTTGACCCAATGCAGAAATCATCACTACTTTTGCTTTCGGATCAAAGCTGATTATATTTTTCAACGCATCAATACCGCTCATCTCAGGCATTGTAATATCCATTGTTACAATATCAGGCTTAAGTTTTTTGTATAGTTCTACTGCTTCAAGACCATTTTTAGCCTCTCCAACAATGTTAAAATCATATTTTTCAAGCATTTTTCTAATAGACAACCTCATAAACATAGTGTCATCTACTATCATCACATTTTTCAGACAAACCACCTCCTTATAATATTAGAGCCATTAAAAAGCTTTTAAAATAAATTTCAATATTGCCATAAAGTAGCTTCTAAGCGAAAACTGGTAATCAAGTAGTCTCCATTTGTAAATAACCCCCCTTAAGGTTCCATATATGATATCTGTAAGTTGCTCACTCTCAATATCCAAAGAAATTCTATTTTTCTTTATTGCATCCTTTATCAAGCTATTTAGAAAGTTGTTTCTCTCAAAAAAGATCTCTTTTATTTTTTGTTTGAAATCATCATTTGAAACCAGGCTTTCATAAGAGTTAAATATTACAGTTATCTCTGGATAATTTTCATAATAAGAGATAAAAGAATCAATAAACATGTAGATTGAGTCCACAGGATCTAACTTATTATTTTCAATCGATCTCATAATTGCTTTATCATATTGAGAAAAATAATCTAAAATAGCCATTATAAGGTCATTTTTCGATTTAAAGTGCTTAAATATTGCAGATTCAGACACGCCCTCTCTTTTTGCAAGCTCTCTGGTAGAGAGTCCACCAAATTCCTTTTCATTGATAATTTCTATTGCAGTCAATATCAATGTTTCTCTACGATGTAGCAAACTTGATAACATTTTATGCCCCCAATCCCTATCATTATTAGTAAGTAATCACTTACTTACCTTACAAATATAATACGAAAATTTTTTTTGTCAATAGGGAAATTTTATGTCTATAAAAATAAATATTTTAATTAATTCCTTATAAAAAGTTTTCAAATTAAGCTCGGTTCATAACCCTCACCCATCCTACTAAAATGCCCTAAATTGCTGTTAAAATGATGTATTATTAATAAAGCTTACATAGGGAGGCAATATTATAAAAGAACAAAATCATATGAAGTGCACGGTCTGCAAAGAGGATGCGGTAGTAAAGATACCAAGGCACAACCTTAAGCTCTGCGAAGAGCACTTTAAAGAACACATTGTCTATCAGACACAAAGGGTCATAAAGCATTTTGGTATGCTCGCTAAAGATGACAATATACTTCTTGCTGTTTCAGGAGGCAAGGACAGTCTGGGGCTCTGGCTTATCTTAAAAGAACTTGGATTCAATGTGAAGGCTCTTCACATAATAATGCCTTTTGGTGAATATTCAGAAAAGTCTTTAGAAATGGTCAAAAGTTGTGCGAAGAAATTAGACGAAAACCCAATATATATTGAAGCAAACAATTATTTAGGCATAGATTTTTTCAAAGCCTTAAAAATATATAAAAAGCCGATTTGTTCCTTTTGCGGCAAGATAAAGAGATATATACTTTCAACCTATGCGACTAAAAATTCTTACTCCACGATAGCTACCGGTCACAACCTGGATGATGAGACGGCATTCTTACTTGGCAATGTATTGCACTGGCATGTTGAATATTTAAATAAACAGGGCCCCGTGTTAGAAAGCAATCAATTTATGCCAAAAAAGGTTAAACCCTTAGTTCGAATAACAGATGAAGAAATGAGTTTTTTTGCAAAAATCTCAAAAATTGAATATATTGAAGAAAAATGCCCTTACTCAAGAGACGCGAAATCAATATTTTTTAAAAATATACTAAATGAAATTGACGAAAAGATGCCAGGAACAAAGTCTTTCTTTTATCTACAATATATCAAAAATATAAAAAGGACATTCTTTAAAGAATCAGACGAAAAATTAAAAGGGTGCAAAATCTGTCATTATCAGACTTATAATGACGATACTTGCTTTTTGTGCAATATAAAATCAAAGATGAAAAGGACAGAAAATGGACATTAATGACAACGAATTAATTGAAGCAATAAATCAAAAGGGTTGGAAAAAGATATTTCAATTTGATAGCAAACAGAAAATACAGCTGCAAGGCGGATATATCAGTCCTGAAGATATATTAAATTCAACTGAAGGAGAGGTTCTTACTGCATCAGACGGCTTGAAATATCATATCTTCAAACCCAGCATACACGACTATATAATGTATGGAATAAAAAGACATACCCAAATAGTATATCCAAAAGAATCTGGATACATTGTCCTAAAACTCGATATTAGAAGCGGCAAGGTTGTAGGCGAGGCAGGTACAGGTTCGGGTTCCCTAACACTGATCCTCTCTGAGTTGGTTTCAGAAAAAGGAAAGGTAGTCACATTTGAAATAAGCAAAGATTTTATGAACAATGCCAAAAGAAATATAGAAAGGTTTAGCAAACTTCAAAATATAACCTTTATAAATGATGATTTTGGCAACTCAGATTATACAGATTTTTTTGATTCGTTTTTTATGGATCTAAAAGAGCCCTGGTTTTACTTCGAAAAGGTAAACAGGGCACTGAAAAGCGGAGGAAATTTCGCCTTAATAGTCCCAACTACAAACCAGATAACTCAATCAATAAATGAGCTTGAATCGGGCAACTTTTTAGTGGATGAAATAATAGAAATATCTCACAGAAAGTATAAGATAAATCCAAACAGACTAAGGCCAGAAGATATTATGACAGGTCACACAGGATATCTAATCTTCGCAAGGAAGATAAGGTAATCCTACTTTATCAACACTATTGGGGTTTGTTCATCAGCATTGCCTGCAGGATTATCTTTCATTGTGCTCTCGATTTCCTTAGGATCAATGCCTTTTGAACACCCTACAGCCCATGCTACCCCAAGATCGTTTGCGTCCACTATAGCCACTCCAACTCCGCCAAGCGCTTGGCTTATTTCTTCGGCAGTATTATCAGGATCCTTTGGACCCATTACGATTACCTTGTCGTATGGCTGAATAGTGCCAGCCGTATCATCTATTAGAGCAGACTGTTTGCCGCACAATTTATAAAACACGCCCTTTTGGCCAAATACCTTAAGCGCCGAACCTATCACGAAAGATGCTAAAACTCTGAAAAGGCCTACTTCATTTATTAGAAGCTGCATTGCAAAAGGAGACGCCAGGCTGCCTATCTGTGGGAAAAATAGGCACAGTCTCTTGGCAAAATAGCCTATATTAATATAATCGGGATAATAAAATCGGCCTTGAGTAATAGCCAGAGGGCTTTCTGCAATTACTACGATTGTATTTTTATCTATCTTATCCTTAGCATACTTTTTTATTACATCTACAATGTCGTCCTCAGGCCCAAGAATATGAGTTTTAATTGGTATACGGTTTTTCATAAACGACTGCTCCTTTTAAAACGTTATCAGAAAAGCTGTAATGAAATTTTGATAATTGCATAGACATATCTCTTCTACCAGAATATTTTATTTGAAACTGCAATTTTCCCTTTTCAAAATATTTTTTTGGAAGCAAAACCAATATAGGTATACCGTTTTTTGGATGAGCCAAAGAGGTCTTAAAATAATTCTCTTGAGGGTAGCCAACCGAAACGATATCCAATATCCTTGTACCTGGCTCCACCAAAACACAGCTTACATCGTGAACAATGGCTACGATATCAGACACATTATCAATCGAAAAAGGTAGGTAATAATACAAATCATCGCTAAATATATCTTTTTTAGTCGGATCATAGTTCAACTTAATAGATGTTTCAGGAAGTTTTCTATATTTAACCTCCAAAACCGCAAAAAAACAGCAAACCAAGATTACCAATAAATAGACAATTATTATCATCAGTCATTCTCCTCTTTTATCAAAAGAACTACAGCCTTAGCCCAAATGCCTTCTTCTCTCCCGACAAATCCCAAACCCTCAGAAGTCTTTCCCTTAAGGTTTACTATTCTTTTGTCGACATTTAAAGTGTTTGAAATAGTAGAAATTATCTCATCTTTATAAGGCCTAATTTTTGGACTCTCAGCAAAAATTATCATATCAATATTTTGTATTTTGAACCCTTTGTTTAGAATAAGGGCAGACACGTTGTGCAACAATGTCAAGCTTGAAATGCCCTGATATTTAGGATCTGTGTCTGGAAACAGAGTGCCAATGTCATCCATACCAGATGCCCCTAAAAGAGCATCTATTAAGGCATGAAGCAATACGTCAGCATCAGAATGTCCCCTCAACCCTTTATCAAATGGTATAAGAACTCCCCCTAAATACAGCGGCCTTTCCTTATCAAATGAATGAATATCTTCTCCTATCCCTACAAAATAATTTAGTTCTTTTTTAAATATTTTTTCCTCAATTGCATCTTCTTGATCGCATAAGGGTTCAAAATTATCTACAGCCTTTTCCGCCAAAAGAAGGTCTTCTGGGTAAGTTACCTTTATATTTGACGTATCTCCCAATATCATAAAAGGATTTGTGCCCTGAAATTCCATTAATGAAGATTCATCTGTAAAAATATGCCTCTTTGCCACAGCGTTCTCAAAAGCATCCAAAAGGTCTTTTCTCTTAAAAATCTGAGGGGTTTGGGCTAAAAATATAGACTTTCTATCCAGTGTCTCTTTTATGAAACCATTTTCCACCCTCTTTACGGTGTCATTCACACCAATACATACCACACAAGAGCCCTTCTCAAGCGCTGCGTCTATAGATCTGACTATTATATCGCTGCTCACAAAAGGTCTTGCAGCGTCATGAACCATTATAAACTCTACCTCTTCAGGAACTTTTAATATGCCCTTTCTCACGCTATCCTGTCTCAGTGTGCCGCCAGGAACTACATATTTTACCAGATCGTATTTTTTTAACAATTCCCTAACAGTTTGGATATAATTAGATAGACAGACAACTACTATTCCCTCAATTTTATTATTCTTTGAAATAGTCTCGACAGAATATTCGAGCATATATTTGTCTTCAATTTTTAACAAGGGCTTATAAGAGCCAAACCTCTCACCCTTTCCAGCAGCTACTATTACCGACC is a window from the Thermodesulfobium sp. 4217-1 genome containing:
- a CDS encoding MCP four helix bundle domain-containing protein, which gives rise to MEWFSNLKIGKKLLLSFILIAIISGIMGIFGVIALKNVSQNSNNMYGNMTVPLERLLRISVAFDRVKLNSSEMVNAQSPNEIQDRIAKIKQDSANIDSLSKEFSTMTNSDQMRNLFQEFQASWSNYKNQLDKEIALVQANRNAEATALLSQNGDLGKAGVSTDNLLTKMKDMKLTHAKDMADINNATANNSSILMVILMLITLFLAILLGIVISKIISNPLKKTQELINEMSKGHFSNRLRLTANDEIGQMARALDAFSDEMQKVFIGALNKIAEGDLSLQILQKDDKDEITPAIKKTVENINALLLETNNLIQAT
- a CDS encoding MBL fold metallo-hydrolase, with translation MKVLNLVEGYKSHVYTSNVYLITGDFNSIPDVNTLIDAGRDPSIISKIKNASTGVGKKRVEQLILTHSHYDHVGMLGEIKKEFNPIVMAFSNLIDGIDVILRDGEVIKAGDASLEVIYMPGHSNDSILLYDKKNQILFAGDSPLIIKSTGNSYEDEFIRVFERVCSLKIRIIYFGHGGPLDRGVEAVLKKSLSMLKK
- a CDS encoding CheR family methyltransferase, whose translation is MAFTYFFRDMQTLELIRDNCLKSLASRQRIKIWDAGCAMGPEPYSLSIIFRENVGYMYFRNIKIIATDIDQSQQFDKIILDGIYPREQVERIPKEILSKYFVDVDGGKYFQIIEEIRKSVSFRRHDLLTLKPIEENFDLILCKNVLLHFSYEERIKVLTMFYNSLNVGGFLAVEQTQKIPNEIENLFVPIVSNAQLFKKSETQAAKR
- a CDS encoding chemotaxis protein CheW encodes the protein MSQDTNQELDVNDDEDTQKGKFLTFSLGNEFYGIEIRYVVEIIGYQPITKVPDLPNYVKGIINLRGKIIPVMDVRLRFGKEFIEYNDRTCIIVIEVNDVSIGLIVDVVSEVISILDENIVEPPKLKKEGSRFVKGIGKVGDEVKLLLDCDKLLTEDDFEAIESAI
- a CDS encoding chemotaxis protein CheA, with the protein product MTDDYKNDPMLEVYIFETSQMIEQLEQLLITSEDEGGYSTDVINEIFRIMHTIKGSSAMMLFDKVAELAHSVEDLFFFIRDQKPQGLDFSKVNDMVFSCLDFIKVELVKIKNGDEVDGDPSKLIGDLKILLSSISGQESVDKVIADKNDVQEVVQQYYISSARPQSEDVKKTFLAKIYFEKDCGMENLRAFSVLKLLDEVGDDYLYEPKNIDDDRSVEIIKTDGFKIYINTSKNFDEVQNILNNAIFVEKIDLSEIQNEEYEDKKNVETINIPENNPVKIPSPSCQVDVEKAEKEHVSLEHQNIINVSVSKLDKLMDLVGEMVIAEAMVVQNPDLKDLDLQNFYKSARQLNKITTELQDIVMAVRMVPLTGTFQKMNRTVRDMCKKLGKEVKLKLVGEETEVDKNIIEHISDPLMHLIRNSIDHGIEMPGYRESVGKPRAGTVTLEAKNSGSDVLIIISDDGNGLDREKILAKAQKNGILNKNPESLTEREIYNLIMLPGFSTNEEITEFSGRGVGMDVVRNNIDKVGGTIEVDSLAGSGTTIVLKIPLTLAIIDGMNLKVGDTRFTLPINTIKESFRPKDSDLIKDPNNVEMLMVRGQCYPILRMHSHFKIETDITSLSEGIIVMLEQDGKSICLFADELIGQQQVVVKSLPKYIKNLKHISELAGCTLLGDGSISLILDVNGLVAS
- a CDS encoding response regulator; the protein is MKNVMIVDDTMFMRLSIRKMLEKYDFNIVGEAKNGLEAVELYKKLKPDIVTMDITMPEMSGIDALKNIISFDPKAKVVMISALGQETMVKEAIILGAKTFIVKPFQEERIIQTLNKLLGS
- a CDS encoding TetR/AcrR family transcriptional regulator: MLSSLLHRRETLILTAIEIINEKEFGGLSTRELAKREGVSESAIFKHFKSKNDLIMAILDYFSQYDKAIMRSIENNKLDPVDSIYMFIDSFISYYENYPEITVIFNSYESLVSNDDFKQKIKEIFFERNNFLNSLIKDAIKKNRISLDIESEQLTDIIYGTLRGVIYKWRLLDYQFSLRSYFMAILKFILKAF
- a CDS encoding ATP-binding protein gives rise to the protein MKCTVCKEDAVVKIPRHNLKLCEEHFKEHIVYQTQRVIKHFGMLAKDDNILLAVSGGKDSLGLWLILKELGFNVKALHIIMPFGEYSEKSLEMVKSCAKKLDENPIYIEANNYLGIDFFKALKIYKKPICSFCGKIKRYILSTYATKNSYSTIATGHNLDDETAFLLGNVLHWHVEYLNKQGPVLESNQFMPKKVKPLVRITDEEMSFFAKISKIEYIEEKCPYSRDAKSIFFKNILNEIDEKMPGTKSFFYLQYIKNIKRTFFKESDEKLKGCKICHYQTYNDDTCFLCNIKSKMKRTENGH
- a CDS encoding methyltransferase domain-containing protein gives rise to the protein MDINDNELIEAINQKGWKKIFQFDSKQKIQLQGGYISPEDILNSTEGEVLTASDGLKYHIFKPSIHDYIMYGIKRHTQIVYPKESGYIVLKLDIRSGKVVGEAGTGSGSLTLILSELVSEKGKVVTFEISKDFMNNAKRNIERFSKLQNITFINDDFGNSDYTDFFDSFFMDLKEPWFYFEKVNRALKSGGNFALIVPTTNQITQSINELESGNFLVDEIIEISHRKYKINPNRLRPEDIMTGHTGYLIFARKIR
- a CDS encoding coenzyme F420-0:L-glutamate ligase, which translates into the protein MKNRIPIKTHILGPEDDIVDVIKKYAKDKIDKNTIVVIAESPLAITQGRFYYPDYINIGYFAKRLCLFFPQIGSLASPFAMQLLINEVGLFRVLASFVIGSALKVFGQKGVFYKLCGKQSALIDDTAGTIQPYDKVIVMGPKDPDNTAEEISQALGGVGVAIVDANDLGVAWAVGCSKGIDPKEIESTMKDNPAGNADEQTPIVLIK
- the ispD gene encoding 2-C-methyl-D-erythritol 4-phosphate cytidylyltransferase, giving the protein MSVWSVIVAAGKGERFGSYKPLLKIEDKYMLEYSVETISKNNKIEGIVVVCLSNYIQTVRELLKKYDLVKYVVPGGTLRQDSVRKGILKVPEEVEFIMVHDAARPFVSSDIIVRSIDAALEKGSCVVCIGVNDTVKRVENGFIKETLDRKSIFLAQTPQIFKRKDLLDAFENAVAKRHIFTDESSLMEFQGTNPFMILGDTSNIKVTYPEDLLLAEKAVDNFEPLCDQEDAIEEKIFKKELNYFVGIGEDIHSFDKERPLYLGGVLIPFDKGLRGHSDADVLLHALIDALLGASGMDDIGTLFPDTDPKYQGISSLTLLHNVSALILNKGFKIQNIDMIIFAESPKIRPYKDEIISTISNTLNVDKRIVNLKGKTSEGLGFVGREEGIWAKAVVLLIKEEND